The proteins below come from a single Candidatus Alcyoniella australis genomic window:
- the priA gene encoding primosomal protein N', whose translation MTNRPRESSKGRLVEVAILSKVERTFTYIVGDELADTELDYRRVLVPLGRRLVTGMVIGPGVPVAEVTMKEVRDVLDPEPLITPELLELARFAASYYVAPLGEVLRTMLPPGVNVESYRALELTELGRAAMHNAPDKLERALLALASRGPRSAQSLIKAVHGARHRHLLQMQRQGWIEPIERLKPSVRPRSARVVTLSAEGAELDVEQLVHRAPRQAAVLAALAGGGGRIFAAELARIIGPCAASLRTLRDKGLIEFHNEDAPRGPEACADLAADEPAQLSDEQQMALDQLEPALEKREFRPCLLRGVTGSGKTEIYVRLTQRALELGLSACVIVPEISLTPQLVSRFACRIEGQIAVLHSGLTPSERLASWRSILSGKVRLVIGARSALFAPLRDLGLVVVDEEHETSFKQEDGVAYNARDLALVAARQAGALAVLGSATPSLESLYNVQRGKLEPFVLSKRIDDRPLPEIRVIDMQGRPPDPQGAAPALSDELIAGLENTLRAGRQSILFINRRGSAGFVLCAQCGHVPSCRNCSISLVLHRSTSRLHCHYCDQVQDAPTKCPQCGGTQFVFGPPGTQSVQQQVEELFPKARVLRLDRDTTRGRAGYERALGSFARGEHDVMIGTQMVAKGHDFPNVTLVGVLLADQSLALPDFRAAERTYSQLVQVSGRAGRGDDAGLVLWQTYAPEHYAIKAAAAHDLIGLLDCELQMRREADYPPFGRLALVRLSATSPIKAADYANALAEIARVLARRSAGWIDVLGPAPALVSKVRGRYRWQVLLRGRGTKALSPFVSQLLRRAAKSIKISGVRIQPDVDPISMF comes from the coding sequence GTGACCAACCGACCGCGTGAGTCTTCCAAGGGACGGCTGGTAGAAGTCGCGATCCTCTCAAAGGTAGAGCGCACATTCACCTACATCGTCGGCGACGAGCTCGCCGATACCGAGCTCGACTACCGCCGGGTGCTGGTGCCCCTGGGACGTCGGCTGGTGACCGGAATGGTGATCGGCCCCGGCGTGCCCGTGGCCGAGGTGACGATGAAGGAGGTGCGCGACGTGCTCGACCCCGAGCCGCTGATCACCCCCGAGCTGCTCGAGCTGGCGCGTTTCGCCGCGAGCTACTACGTCGCGCCGCTGGGCGAGGTGCTGCGCACGATGCTGCCGCCGGGAGTCAACGTCGAGAGTTACCGCGCCCTGGAGCTCACCGAGCTGGGGCGTGCGGCGATGCACAATGCGCCGGACAAGCTCGAACGCGCGCTGCTCGCCTTGGCCTCGCGCGGGCCGCGCTCGGCCCAGAGCCTGATCAAAGCGGTACACGGTGCACGTCACCGCCACCTGTTGCAGATGCAGCGCCAGGGCTGGATCGAGCCCATCGAGCGGCTCAAGCCCAGCGTCAGGCCGCGTAGCGCGCGGGTGGTGACCCTCAGCGCCGAGGGTGCGGAACTCGACGTGGAGCAACTGGTCCACCGCGCGCCGCGTCAAGCCGCGGTGCTCGCCGCGCTGGCCGGCGGCGGCGGACGGATCTTCGCCGCGGAGCTGGCGCGGATCATCGGCCCCTGCGCCGCGAGCCTGCGTACGCTGCGCGACAAGGGGCTGATCGAGTTTCACAACGAAGACGCGCCGCGCGGCCCCGAGGCCTGCGCCGACCTGGCGGCGGACGAGCCCGCACAGCTCAGCGACGAGCAGCAAATGGCGCTGGACCAGCTCGAGCCGGCGTTGGAGAAACGCGAGTTTCGGCCCTGTCTGCTGCGCGGAGTGACCGGCTCGGGCAAGACCGAGATCTACGTGCGGTTGACGCAGCGTGCGCTGGAGCTGGGTCTATCGGCCTGCGTGATCGTACCCGAAATCTCGCTGACCCCGCAGCTGGTCAGCCGCTTCGCCTGCCGCATCGAGGGCCAAATCGCGGTGCTGCACTCGGGATTGACGCCATCGGAACGGCTGGCTTCCTGGCGCTCGATCCTCTCGGGCAAGGTGCGGCTGGTGATCGGCGCGCGTTCCGCGCTGTTCGCGCCGCTGCGCGACCTGGGGCTGGTGGTGGTCGACGAGGAACACGAGACCTCGTTCAAGCAGGAGGACGGCGTGGCCTACAACGCCCGCGACCTGGCGCTGGTCGCGGCGAGGCAGGCCGGGGCGCTGGCGGTGCTCGGATCAGCCACGCCGAGCCTGGAGAGCTTGTACAACGTGCAGCGCGGCAAACTCGAGCCGTTCGTGCTCAGCAAACGCATCGACGATCGGCCGTTGCCCGAGATTCGGGTGATCGACATGCAGGGGCGGCCGCCCGATCCTCAAGGCGCGGCTCCGGCGCTGAGTGACGAGCTGATCGCCGGATTGGAAAACACTCTGCGAGCCGGGCGCCAGTCGATCCTGTTCATCAACCGTCGCGGGTCGGCCGGGTTCGTGCTTTGCGCCCAGTGCGGCCACGTGCCGAGCTGCCGCAACTGCTCGATCAGCCTGGTGCTGCATCGCAGCACCTCGCGACTGCACTGCCACTATTGCGACCAGGTTCAGGACGCGCCGACCAAGTGCCCGCAATGCGGCGGCACGCAGTTCGTATTCGGCCCGCCGGGCACCCAGTCGGTGCAGCAGCAGGTCGAGGAGCTGTTCCCAAAAGCCCGCGTGTTGCGCCTGGACCGCGACACGACCCGCGGCCGCGCCGGGTACGAACGCGCGCTGGGCTCATTTGCCCGCGGCGAGCACGACGTGATGATCGGCACACAGATGGTGGCCAAGGGGCATGATTTCCCCAACGTCACGCTGGTCGGCGTGCTGCTGGCCGACCAGTCGCTGGCCCTGCCCGACTTTCGCGCGGCCGAGCGCACCTATTCGCAGTTGGTGCAGGTCTCGGGCCGCGCCGGACGCGGCGACGACGCGGGCCTGGTGCTGTGGCAGACCTACGCGCCGGAACACTACGCGATCAAGGCCGCGGCGGCCCACGACCTCATCGGCTTGCTCGATTGCGAGCTTCAGATGCGCCGCGAGGCGGACTATCCGCCGTTTGGCAGGCTGGCGTTGGTCAGGCTCTCGGCCACCAGCCCGATCAAGGCCGCGGACTATGCCAACGCCCTGGCCGAGATCGCGCGGGTGCTGGCCAGGCGCAGCGCGGGCTGGATCGACGTGCTGGGTCCGGCCCCGGCGCTGGTGAGCAAAGTCCGCGGGCGCTATCGCTGGCAGGTGCTGCTGCGCGGCCGGGGAACCAAGGCGCTTTCGCCGTTCGTCTCTCAGCTCTTGCGACGGGCGGCCAAATCGATCAAAATCAGTGGCGTACGTATTCAACCCGACGTTGACCCGATTTCTATGTTCTGA
- a CDS encoding diguanylate cyclase yields the protein MSEKRHTILIVDDEQENLDLLEATLRRDNKILKARNAEEALLHLDSDEIHMIITDQRMPGMQGTELLARTTEAYPDMIRMLITGYDDARTAIDAINQGRVHRYASKPWDPREIKKVVELELERYDLKMRNIMLTDDLLRINKELVEKNDEIEAQRAKLEKMAEEFRRQKDIAVEMSEKFAQANLELLRAQEEIRQKNLKLEAANKKLQHLSITDGLTGFYNHRHMQTLLEAEIGRAKRYDLKMSLLMLDLDKFKDINDNYGHLFGDAVLKRVADIIRSNIRETDLPSRYGGDEFLMILPHTGLKRAQQMAQRIHADIRGYSFVSSKGSANVTVSVGISGYPNPEVWTKDDLIRMADSAMYEAKNSGRDRITSFGDEDLDESDEQTVEPT from the coding sequence ATGTCGGAAAAAAGACACACAATTCTGATCGTTGACGATGAGCAGGAGAACCTCGATCTGCTCGAGGCTACGTTGCGCCGCGACAACAAGATCTTGAAGGCGCGCAATGCCGAGGAAGCGCTGCTGCACCTGGACAGCGATGAGATCCACATGATCATCACCGACCAGCGCATGCCCGGCATGCAGGGCACCGAGCTGCTCGCGCGCACCACCGAGGCCTACCCGGACATGATCCGCATGTTGATAACCGGCTACGACGACGCACGCACGGCCATCGATGCGATCAACCAGGGCCGCGTGCATCGCTACGCGTCCAAGCCCTGGGACCCGCGCGAAATTAAAAAGGTGGTCGAGCTTGAGCTGGAGCGCTACGACCTGAAGATGCGCAACATCATGCTCACCGACGACCTGCTGCGCATCAACAAGGAGCTGGTCGAAAAGAACGATGAGATCGAGGCCCAGCGCGCCAAGCTCGAGAAGATGGCCGAGGAGTTCCGCCGCCAAAAAGACATCGCGGTCGAGATGAGCGAGAAGTTCGCCCAGGCCAACCTCGAGCTGCTGCGCGCCCAAGAGGAGATCCGCCAGAAAAACCTCAAGCTCGAGGCCGCCAACAAGAAGCTTCAACACCTCTCGATCACCGACGGACTGACCGGCTTTTACAATCATCGCCACATGCAGACGCTGCTCGAGGCCGAGATCGGCCGCGCCAAACGCTACGACCTGAAGATGTCGCTGCTGATGCTCGACCTGGACAAGTTCAAGGACATCAACGACAACTACGGCCACCTGTTCGGCGACGCGGTGCTCAAGCGCGTGGCCGACATCATCCGCAGCAACATCCGCGAGACCGACCTGCCCAGCCGTTACGGCGGCGACGAGTTCCTGATGATCCTGCCGCACACCGGGCTCAAGCGCGCGCAACAGATGGCCCAACGGATCCACGCCGATATTCGCGGCTACAGCTTCGTCTCCTCCAAGGGTTCGGCCAACGTTACGGTCAGCGTCGGGATTTCGGGCTACCCTAATCCCGAGGTCTGGACCAAGGACGACCTGATCCGCATGGCCGACTCGGCGATGTACGAGGCCAAGAACAGCGGACGGGACCGGATCACATCCTTCGGCGACGAGGATCTTGACGAGAGCGATGAACAAACAGTCGAGCCGACCTGA
- the galU gene encoding UTP--glucose-1-phosphate uridylyltransferase GalU, producing the protein MKIKKAVIPCAGQGTRFLPATKVVAKELLPVYAKPIIHYIVEEAALSGIERVIFVTSSGKDSILDYFDHNLSLQSFLERKGDTERLAQMRQLSEMVEIVSVRQKHQLGLGHAILQAADLVGDEPFAVLLGDDMIDSKVPCIKQMMRVWNKYHKAVVATFPVPHDQVDRYGIVAGPRIDKRVIQVKQMVEKPKPEDAPGNMAIIGHYILPPQIFRLLKSQRAGVGGEIQLTDALVRLNRSQGVLAYEFDGDRYDAGDVFGFIQANIMHAMKDPAMRPKLEELFRRIISDQPTA; encoded by the coding sequence GTGAAGATTAAAAAGGCCGTCATCCCCTGCGCTGGTCAGGGAACGCGATTCCTGCCCGCAACCAAGGTCGTAGCCAAGGAGCTGCTGCCGGTTTACGCCAAGCCGATCATCCACTACATCGTGGAGGAGGCGGCGCTCTCGGGCATCGAACGCGTGATCTTCGTCACCAGCTCGGGCAAGGATTCGATCCTCGACTATTTCGACCACAACCTGTCGCTGCAATCGTTCCTCGAGCGCAAGGGCGACACCGAACGCCTGGCCCAGATGCGGCAACTCTCGGAGATGGTCGAGATCGTCAGCGTGCGGCAGAAGCACCAGCTGGGCCTGGGACACGCTATCTTGCAGGCCGCGGACCTGGTGGGCGACGAGCCGTTCGCCGTGCTGCTGGGCGATGACATGATCGACAGCAAGGTGCCGTGCATCAAGCAGATGATGCGTGTCTGGAACAAGTACCACAAGGCGGTGGTGGCGACCTTCCCCGTGCCGCACGATCAGGTCGATCGCTACGGGATCGTGGCCGGGCCGCGGATCGACAAGCGCGTGATCCAGGTCAAGCAGATGGTCGAAAAGCCCAAGCCCGAAGATGCGCCGGGCAACATGGCGATCATCGGCCACTACATTTTACCGCCGCAGATCTTCCGGCTGCTCAAGAGCCAGCGCGCGGGCGTGGGCGGCGAGATCCAGCTCACCGACGCGCTGGTTCGGCTCAACCGCAGCCAGGGCGTGCTGGCCTACGAGTTCGACGGCGACCGCTACGACGCCGGGGACGTCTTCGGCTTCATCCAGGCCAACATCATGCACGCGATGAAGGACCCGGCGATGCGGCCCAAGCTCGAAGAGCTGTTCAGGCGGATCATCAGTGACCAACCGACCGCGTGA